A stretch of DNA from Lotus japonicus ecotype B-129 chromosome 4, LjGifu_v1.2:
CCGGGCGAGTTTGTGGCGGTTGCTGTTGACTTTCATTTCTCTTTTGCAGGAGCCTCTGCTTTTGAAGGAATCATAATACCCCATTTGTTCATCTTGCTCATCACACCAAATTTTGTACCATTCAATTTGTGCTCTGTAAGGTACAACCTTGGAGAAGGTAACTGCTAGGCTTGCAGCATTGAGAGCTGGTGAAGGACCTCTTCTCCTTGCTGTCTTTAGACACTCCTTGGCAGGTACGATAGTGGTTTCCTGTTGGTTACATCATAGTAACTTGTTCAGTGAAATTGGCTTCTTCAAGTGGAAACTAAAATTATGAATCATATGCAGGTAATATTAGTGATAAGGCActgcaaaattgattttgaacaAGTTATGATGGTAAAAGTGctaaaaatgaagtgttttggACATGTTTATATGAAAAGTGGTTTATGTACTCAATGTTGTGAAATTCGGTTATAAATCACACAATTGATTATATCTACTCAAACCACATTCTCTAGTTCTCcgcataattgattttggaactAAAATCAACTTTCTAAGTAGATTGTCAAACATCTACATGACCACCTAAAAGTGCTTGtgaatgtatccaaacataaaccACTTCACATTTAGCTAActtttaccaaaatcaattgtgacaAATGCTGATCCAAACACGCAATAAATTGGAACATTGGTATTTGAAGTAAGGTTTTTGGAATATATATATGGAGTCAAGATGTTGCAAATACCTGGTTTGCTATGCCCGAAGACTGGAGGGCTAATTCAAGCCCTGCCTCATAGGTTGAGTCAGGAATGTTCCTCTGTATGCAGTTTCTTTGAATCAGCATTTGCATAGAAACTCTATTAACATAATCTCCATACTTCAGATGGTCCTCAATGCTACAGGATGGAGAACTAGTTGAGAGCATCAAATGCAGCATCTTTATAATTGTGGGTGGACTATCCACACACAAAGCTCCTTCTTCTGAGACAAAAAAGTAGTTACCAAAAGGGTAAAACAGAATTGGCCCTGAAGAAGCTTCTCCATCTTGTGGTGTTGCTGCTGCTTCCAAGTAATCCACTACAGCTGTGAACAGCTCAGCTTTCTCTCTTTCCGATATTTGAACTGCGAGCTTCCCAGATGCTGGTGAAGTCATGGACCAGTGCCAGAACTGGAGCAGGAAATTGAGCTGAGAAGTGAGGGGTGTTATAGGGGCAAAGAGCAACCTTGGCATTATGTCATGCTTTGAAACCACATGGCAGAAGTTTCCACCCCATCTTTCTTTGGAAATGGCTCTCGAAAAGGCTTCATTTCCAAGCAACGGTGAGCCAAAAGTGAAGCACATAACTGAGACACTAGAAGAGATGGATTGGAGGTAACAGAGAAGCCAAAGAGTGCACAGTGAGGCAATGGCTCCTCCAATGGAATGGCCAGTGATGACTACTGATTTGGTGTCTGTATTTTCCAGTATTCCCAGCATCTGAAGAGTAAAATTAGTTTCAAACAGTTAGATGGGAATAAGATCCTAGTGAAACAAATTTAAAGAACAAAAAACACTTAATACAGATaataaaaaattgagatttATAAAGTTATTGCTTGTTtgcatcattttctttttcatcaaaatcaatctGAAACTCAGAACCTACTTACAGAAGTTTCTCCTCATAGTTGATTTtagcttcagaatcaattgtagaaatgTTTTTACATCGTTAGGGAATATCTGACCTACTAGGCTCTGAGCATCTCACCGAAATTCTAGCCAGCAGACCAAGTACACGCTGACCTGAGTCAGTCATCAGCTAGGGAGAACATCTAGATTCATCTCCATGCCTCACTACTAGGTTTCCCTAATTTCCACTCCCCCAATTAATTGTAATTGCATGATCCGCTCCCCCCACATTAATGTAAGTACATGGGATTTCACTCCTCTAAAATGAGATAAAAGTCATCAGAACCATTAATAGTGATTATCTACTTtgaaaagttaataaaataactCGATCAATGTTTGAAAGAAGTCTCAAGATCCAATTACATGAACCTCTCCTCCACACTAATCACCATTCAAGATGCCCTAGTTATATAAAAGAGGTCTCAACCTTGCATTGACATGTTCACTTGATAATTCTTTAGACAAAGATTACACTTGTTGACTAACTTTGTTCTTAGATTTTTCCACCAATTGTTTCCAAATATTTTATTAGTGCACGTTGAAAATTATTGTACAATTAACTCTGAGGAAAATCttatgattttataattaattttaattaaataagagtTGATCCAAACAAACTATTATAATGATGAAATTAAATACGAGAGGCTAAAAGTAAAGTCAAGGTCCTTTGGCTAAACCTCAATATGAAAATGAAACTCTTGTGTCTTCATGTCAAAAGGTTACCGGCAAAATGGACCAATTCAATTAATTCAATAATTCAATTTGAAAACGTGTTGGTGGTGGCATGGGGCACGACTCGAGTCTTGTATTGTTGCTCCCAAATCATCAAACAAGGACTAATCCAACTTGTAGTTTTGTTAAGTATACTAGAAAGTCCTATCTCCCTAGCTTTGACATGATAGATATTGAGTTAAGTGGATTCATCTTTTACTGTGTTTATGATAATTACGTCTAAAACACTCAGATTATTAAAACAAATGTTGAGTTTAACTTTACCGACCCAAATCACTAAGACACGTTTTAGAGAGAGGATTTTCCGGGCAGAGATGATTTCCCAGATTAAATAAATGGatcttattttttaaataagatTCATTTATAGTGAAACTTATGTAAGGAattgaaataataaataaataaataatgtgaAGTATGatatttatttgaataaaaatttaatttttatgatttttttatatctttgttgttttaaatttttaatgttatttatttaaattttatcattatatttattttgaatCTTATATGGGAGAAATCattatattttatttggtttttttaTTGGTGAATCTTAGTTTAAAAAAGAAGTCACATTTCATCAAGCGCATTCATTCCGGAGCTGAAACTATGATTTTTTACGTTTGGCTgaaattgatatttttattttttttgaaattgatattgatattcaAACACATTAAAATGttatgatattaaaaaaaatggttttttttaatGACATTTGGTTTCATTTCACGAGTCAACTAGTGCTGGTCGTCACAAATCACAAATTGCTGTATGACGTAGTTTTCTATTAATCAACGCAATCATATATAATAATGATGATAATCTTAAATTATTTACCACGAACGACAATTAATCCCACTCTTATATTTGTCATGCATTATCTGGTTGATGAAATGTTAAAaataaagagtttaattttgatacaccgtcaaccaatcagatttcaaggatgtgacatgtcaattaatgaaattaaataaaaagaaagattttctcacatccttgaaatgtGATTtgttgatggtgtaaaaaaactttacaccgtcggtatatcaaactttttctcaaaaATAAAAGTCAATCATTTCAAATTGGAATCTTGGACCCTAATGCATATGTCCAATAAAAGTTTTATTAGGCACTAATTAAGATGCCTTGTTGTTAATCTGGTTGGGACCCATGTGTGAGACTCAGGATGTAAGCTTTTGGAATCCGTGGCTGTTCACACTGCAAATTAACACGTTCTTAACTTTTTGTACTTTATATATGAAGTGACAATGATATCATctagaaattaaataagaaaagccatcaccaccaccacaaacacggaaaaaaaaaaacttttggttTAGGGTTACAGCAAATTTTCCTAATGTACTGTGAAATTGAACCAAGGAACACAAAAGTATCATGTTTATATTACACTTAATAATATTTACCGAAATTAAGCAAATTTGAATGTAGTGGTTCAACATTTCATTATGTAAGTAAATTATTGGGAGTTTGAACTCTTgcgaataaaaaaatattatttatcagCTTCTTATCATTTAATACGCTAACACGACAATTGACTATGGCTATGAAATACCTTagttaacaaaaacaaaatcttCACCAATTAAAAAGTGTGAGGTACACCAACATGGAGATAAAGTTATTTAGGTtgtatttcattttcaatttgaaaGTCTGTTTTGGACACTGAAATTTGAGATCACACATTTCATTGTCTTAAACGTGAAATTTGAGATCACACCTTTCATTGCCTTAAACGTGACAGAGGCTTTGAACCTCTGTTGAgtgaaagcattttcaaaatGAAAATCAAATAAACACCTAATCGCTTGGATGTTTCTACcgtttactttttattttattttactaagTATTGCATATTCACTTTGGTTGTTATCTTTCTTTATACTTGCTTTCTCACTATCAATTATTAAGTAGCAATTCAGCGGAAAGTAGCACGCCCCTTTAAGTACATGTAAGCACACCAACACCAAAAGGTTCCCACTATTCACAATAACAAGTGTCCATATGCCCAAAACCAAAATCTAAATGGCAAAAATCCCACACAAAAATGCATAAAGGGAAAAAggaacaaaaagaaaatcaaacaacaaacaaaccCTACAAAAGGCACAATGAGGATTATCCTACAATTATACACTCATATGATTATGCTTTAATCACTATATATTCCCTCCATCTCCTCCTTAATTAAACCTTCTATTATGTAGGTTAAAAAATGTAAATTGAGGGAATTCAAT
This window harbors:
- the LOC130715491 gene encoding lipase-like PAD4 isoform X2, with the translated sequence MLGILENTDTKSVVITGHSIGGAIASLCTLWLLCYLQSISSSVSVMCFTFGSPLLGNEAFSRAISKERWGGNFCHVVSKHDIMPRLLFAPITPLTSQLNFLLQFWHWSMTSPASGKLAVQISEREKAELFTAVVDYLEAAATPQDGEASSGPILFYPFGNYFFVSEEGALCVDSPPTIIKMLHLMLSTSSPSCSIEDHLKYGDYVNRVSMQMLIQRNCIQRNIPDSTYEAGLELALQSSGIANQETTIVPAKECLKTARRRGPSPALNAASLAVTFSKVVPYRAQIEWYKIWCDEQDEQMGYYDSFKSRGSCKREMKVNSNRHKLARFWNNVIDMLERNELPHDFDKRAKWVNASQFYKLLVEPLDIAEYYGKGVHRIKGHYMEHGRERRYEIFDRWWKDRMVTTGEENKERSKFASSTQDSCFWARVEEARDWLNGVRSERDTNKLAMLWDKIEEFEKYAMKLVENKEVSNDVLAKNSSYSTWVEDLRELKRLRANVQRFPHQYTRFLDGEVVP
- the LOC130715491 gene encoding lipase-like PAD4 isoform X1, with the translated sequence MASNEVSPFETSEMLATFVTSTPLLRESWRLCSKANTTAPLSFVAERAGGVNYVAFSGVQLAGGSDPSWRNLVLLESIGGLPLFSARRKTEGEEAVMVHAEMLNLFSSLFNSLQNQMLGILENTDTKSVVITGHSIGGAIASLCTLWLLCYLQSISSSVSVMCFTFGSPLLGNEAFSRAISKERWGGNFCHVVSKHDIMPRLLFAPITPLTSQLNFLLQFWHWSMTSPASGKLAVQISEREKAELFTAVVDYLEAAATPQDGEASSGPILFYPFGNYFFVSEEGALCVDSPPTIIKMLHLMLSTSSPSCSIEDHLKYGDYVNRVSMQMLIQRNCIQRNIPDSTYEAGLELALQSSGIANQETTIVPAKECLKTARRRGPSPALNAASLAVTFSKVVPYRAQIEWYKIWCDEQDEQMGYYDSFKSRGSCKREMKVNSNRHKLARFWNNVIDMLERNELPHDFDKRAKWVNASQFYKLLVEPLDIAEYYGKGVHRIKGHYMEHGRERRYEIFDRWWKDRMVTTGEENKERSKFASSTQDSCFWARVEEARDWLNGVRSERDTNKLAMLWDKIEEFEKYAMKLVENKEVSNDVLAKNSSYSTWVEDLRELKRLRANVQRFPHQYTRFLDGEVVP